One Methylosinus sp. LW4 genomic region harbors:
- a CDS encoding YidH family protein: protein MIRDYVSHAANERTFLAWVRTGVAIMALGFVIEKFDLFVHTISATLPEVERGPILRRFEKLSGPLTSWGGGGLLVLGGVALIVVATVRFIHTRRLIADEAQHGFDAGTAELVVLAALLLLGAGFVVYLAIG from the coding sequence ATGATTCGTGATTACGTCAGCCACGCCGCCAATGAGCGCACGTTTCTCGCATGGGTGCGGACCGGCGTCGCGATCATGGCGCTCGGCTTCGTGATCGAGAAATTCGATCTTTTCGTGCATACGATCAGCGCCACGCTACCGGAGGTAGAGCGCGGCCCGATCTTGCGGCGTTTCGAAAAATTGTCGGGACCATTGACGAGTTGGGGAGGCGGCGGCCTGCTGGTGCTCGGAGGAGTCGCGCTGATCGTCGTCGCAACCGTGCGTTTCATTCACACGCGGCGTCTCATCGCCGATGAGGCGCAGCATGGCTTCGACGCGGGGACGGCGGAGCTCGTCGTGCTCGCCGCGCTGCTGCTGCTCGGCGCGGGCTTCGTCGTCTATCTCGCGATCGGCTGA